In Bacillota bacterium, the genomic window ATCTTGCAAAGCAAGTTGAGATTGCCATAGCAATTCATAAGTTATATGAAAAAGCAATTCGACCCACAAAATATGATGAATTAACGCAAGCTTATACTAGAAGATATCATAATGAATTGCTCCTAGAAGCTGTAAAAAAGGTTGATGAAGACCATTCTCACTTGTCTATTTGCATTATTGATATCAATCGCTTTAAAGAAATTAATGATGTATATGGCCATGAAATAGGAGATCAATGTTTGACGTATTTTGCGGATTGTGTTAGAGAAAATACGGTTGAAAACATGATATTTTCCCGAATAGGTGGAGATGAATTTACTATCATTTTTTCAGATGCTAATCAAATAAAAGCGATGGGTTACATAGAAAAAATTAGATTATTCATGGAAAAGAACAAATTCCAAATTCAAGATAAATCCGAATTAATCAGATTCGCTTGTGGAATTTCTACTTATCCCGATGAAGGGAAAAATATAAAAACATTGATTAAATTAGCTGATGACCGTATGTATGAAGATAAAGCAAAAATGAAATAAATTTTATTTAATCGACAAGAACAAAGTCGTTTTTCTTTCAAAAGAAAAACGACTTTTAACTAAAAATAAAATGATTATTAGTTTATTCTTAGGGTTAAAACGTGATATAATAATAGAAAATTACTTCATGAAAAGGAAAAATATTATGTATGCATATACCCTTGGCTTTATCAAAAGAAAAGATGAAATTTTACTTGTGAATCGGATTAAAAATCCTTGGATGGGTTCTTGGAATGGAGTTGGAGGTAAAATTTCTGAAGGGGAAACACCCTTAAGTGGAATGATTAGAGAGATTGATGAAGAAACCAACATTAAAGTCACGCCAAACCAAATCAAAGACAAAGGAATTCTTACTTGGGAAAATTTTGATGCCATTGGAAATGGACTCCATATTTTTTTAATAGAAGTAGAAGATTCTTTTGAATACATAACTCCA contains:
- a CDS encoding 8-oxo-dGTP diphosphatase, producing MYAYTLGFIKRKDEILLVNRIKNPWMGSWNGVGGKISEGETPLSGMIREIDEETNIKVTPNQIKDKGILTWENFDAIGNGLHIFLIEVEDSFEYITPINTDEGILAWKNISWINNFENHGIAENIPYFLPTVLEEEKRYHYHCVFKGKYLVSVTKKEMN